A portion of the Flavobacterium limnophilum genome contains these proteins:
- a CDS encoding polyribonucleotide nucleotidyltransferase, protein MIPQLFVEKIDLGDGRNITIETGRLAKQADGAVVVRIGKTVILGTVVSSRKASPGIDFLPLTVDYREKFAAAGRFPGGFFKREARPSDSEVLTMRLVDRVLRPLFPSDYHAEVQVMIQLMSHDDEVMPDALAGLAASAALALSDIPFETLISEARVGRIDGKFIINPSRAQLELSDIDMMIGASTDSIAMVEGEMKEISEAEMVEAIKFAHEHIKVQIAAQERLAQAFGKKEVRTYETEKTDDAIYAKVKAAAYDKIYAIASKGSAKHERSAAFDAVKEEVKTLFTDEELAENGDLVSKYFYKTNKEAVRNVTLDLGTRLDGRKTTEIRPIWCEIDYLPSVHGSALFTRGETQALATATLGTSREANQIDSPSEQGEEKFYLHYNFPPFSTGEARPLRGTSRREVGHGNLAQRALKNMIPADCPYTIRVVSEVLESNGSSSMATVCAGTLSLMDAGIQMIRPVSGIAMGLITDGDRFAVLSDILGDEDHLGDMDFKVTGTTEGITACQMDIKIDGLKYEIMEQALAQARDGRLHILNILTSTLAAPKADVKAYAPKIITRTIPGQFIGALIGPGGKVIQELQKATGTTIVINEVDEQGVIEILGTDPAGIEAVLAKIQSITFKPQMGEAYEVKVIKMLDFGAVVEYTAAPGNEVLLHVSELAWERTENVSDVVNMGDVFQVKYLGLDPKTRKEKVSRKALLQRPPREERKE, encoded by the coding sequence ATGATTCCACAATTATTTGTAGAAAAAATCGATTTAGGTGATGGCAGAAACATCACAATCGAGACAGGAAGATTGGCCAAACAAGCTGATGGAGCTGTAGTAGTAAGAATTGGTAAAACTGTAATCTTAGGAACAGTTGTATCTTCAAGAAAAGCAAGTCCAGGTATCGACTTTTTACCATTGACGGTAGATTATCGTGAAAAATTTGCAGCAGCAGGACGTTTTCCTGGAGGTTTCTTCAAAAGAGAAGCACGTCCAAGTGATAGCGAAGTGCTAACAATGAGATTGGTTGACCGTGTGTTGCGTCCGCTTTTCCCATCTGATTATCACGCAGAAGTTCAAGTCATGATTCAATTGATGTCTCATGATGATGAAGTTATGCCAGATGCATTGGCAGGATTGGCAGCTTCGGCAGCTCTTGCATTGTCCGACATTCCATTCGAAACTTTAATTTCAGAAGCTAGAGTTGGAAGAATTGACGGTAAATTCATCATCAATCCATCTCGTGCGCAATTAGAATTGTCAGATATTGACATGATGATTGGAGCTTCGACAGATTCTATCGCAATGGTAGAAGGAGAAATGAAAGAAATCTCGGAAGCAGAAATGGTAGAAGCCATTAAATTTGCTCACGAACACATCAAAGTACAAATTGCAGCTCAAGAAAGATTGGCTCAAGCATTTGGGAAAAAAGAAGTTCGTACTTACGAAACTGAAAAAACTGACGATGCCATTTACGCAAAAGTAAAAGCAGCGGCTTATGATAAAATCTACGCAATTGCCAGCAAAGGTTCGGCTAAACACGAGCGTTCTGCAGCATTCGACGCTGTAAAAGAAGAAGTAAAAACCTTGTTTACTGACGAAGAATTGGCAGAAAACGGAGATTTAGTTTCTAAATATTTCTATAAAACCAATAAAGAAGCGGTTCGTAATGTAACGCTAGATTTAGGAACACGTTTGGACGGAAGAAAAACTACCGAGATCAGACCAATCTGGTGTGAAATCGATTATTTACCATCTGTTCACGGATCGGCATTATTTACTCGTGGAGAAACTCAAGCATTGGCAACAGCTACTTTAGGAACTTCCAGAGAAGCAAACCAAATTGATTCCCCATCTGAACAAGGAGAAGAAAAATTCTACTTACACTATAATTTCCCACCATTTTCTACAGGAGAAGCTCGTCCATTGAGAGGAACTTCAAGAAGAGAAGTTGGTCACGGAAACTTGGCACAAAGAGCCTTGAAAAACATGATTCCTGCTGATTGCCCTTATACAATTCGTGTAGTTTCTGAAGTATTAGAATCTAATGGTTCTTCTTCTATGGCTACGGTTTGTGCTGGAACATTATCATTAATGGATGCAGGTATCCAAATGATTCGTCCAGTTTCTGGAATTGCAATGGGATTGATTACTGATGGTGATCGTTTCGCCGTTTTATCAGATATTTTAGGTGACGAAGATCACTTGGGAGACATGGACTTTAAAGTAACTGGAACTACCGAAGGTATTACAGCTTGCCAAATGGACATCAAAATTGACGGACTGAAATACGAGATTATGGAACAAGCTTTGGCGCAAGCTAGAGATGGTCGTTTGCATATTTTGAACATTCTTACTTCAACTTTGGCTGCACCTAAAGCAGATGTTAAAGCGTATGCTCCAAAAATTATTACCAGAACTATTCCTGGTCAATTCATTGGTGCCTTGATTGGACCTGGTGGAAAAGTGATTCAAGAATTACAAAAAGCTACTGGAACAACCATCGTTATCAACGAAGTGGATGAACAAGGAGTTATCGAAATTCTTGGTACAGATCCTGCTGGAATTGAAGCGGTATTGGCTAAAATCCAATCTATCACCTTCAAACCACAAATGGGCGAAGCTTATGAAGTGAAGGTTATCAAAATGCTTGATTTTGGTGCAGTTGTAGAATATACGGCAGCTCCTGGAAACGAAGTATTGCTTCACGTTTCGGAACTAGCTTGGGAACGTACAGAAAACGTTTCGGATGTTGTGAATATGGGCGATGTTTTCCAAGTGAAATATCTTGGTCTTGATCCAAAAACACGCAAAGAAAAAGTATCTAGAAAAGCGCTTTTGCAAAGACCTCCGCGTGAGGAAAGAAAAGAGTAA
- a CDS encoding tetratricopeptide repeat-containing sensor histidine kinase has protein sequence MKQLRSNTNREIADYCHFFRGYSFIEIKLFKEGKSELNLISKKFAFYPFVNKNLGDASLELKEFEKAIYYFKEVEKLPITKKQEYKKSLIYDNLGISYLHLNQFPQAEDYFFKSLELKENEKDSISLVTLYTNIANLYYLQYKDQQATPYFKKAYILSKKVNNFQSKKNAAQNMAVVEENKGNYKQALVYRKESEQWKDSLNNQNKVWAVADFEKKFAVAQKQKQIKVLEVENKLKNSQRNWLFFSAISLLLLLTIGIYLYAQKVKNAKIILLQKNKLDELNATKDQLFSIVSHDLRSSVNALKTSNAKLSATLETKNYDELNQLIIQNSGIANGAYSLLDNLLHWALLQTKQLYFHKESVHLFSIVQQIEYNYKPLLLDKSISFENSVSKNIFIFVDLDSLKIVLRNLLDNAIKFSKENGKISFYTQENNPEFCQLVLQDTGLGMDNETIAAILKDDELLAKKGKSETIGTGLGMQLCKQMIKKNGGTIQIESELHKGTKMILTFPKTEQNG, from the coding sequence ATGAAACAATTGAGATCAAACACAAACAGAGAAATAGCCGATTATTGTCATTTTTTTAGAGGATATAGCTTTATCGAAATAAAATTATTTAAAGAAGGTAAATCAGAATTAAATTTAATTTCAAAAAAATTTGCATTTTATCCATTTGTAAATAAGAATTTAGGAGACGCCTCATTAGAATTAAAAGAATTTGAAAAAGCAATTTATTATTTCAAAGAAGTAGAAAAACTACCTATTACAAAGAAACAAGAATACAAAAAAAGTCTTATTTATGATAATTTAGGCATTTCTTATTTACATCTAAATCAATTTCCCCAAGCTGAAGATTACTTTTTTAAAAGCCTTGAACTAAAAGAGAACGAGAAAGACTCAATATCATTAGTTACATTGTATACCAATATTGCCAATTTGTATTATTTACAATACAAAGACCAACAAGCCACTCCTTATTTTAAGAAAGCTTATATACTTTCAAAAAAAGTAAACAACTTTCAATCCAAAAAAAATGCAGCACAAAATATGGCAGTAGTTGAAGAAAACAAAGGAAACTACAAACAAGCTTTAGTGTATAGAAAAGAATCTGAGCAATGGAAAGATTCTCTCAACAACCAAAACAAAGTTTGGGCAGTAGCTGATTTTGAGAAAAAGTTTGCGGTAGCGCAAAAACAAAAACAAATCAAAGTACTTGAAGTAGAAAATAAGCTAAAAAACAGTCAACGAAATTGGTTGTTTTTTTCTGCAATCAGTTTATTATTGTTATTAACAATCGGAATCTATCTTTATGCCCAAAAAGTAAAAAATGCCAAAATCATTCTGCTCCAAAAAAACAAACTCGACGAACTCAATGCCACCAAAGACCAACTTTTTTCTATCGTAAGCCACGATTTGCGTTCCTCGGTAAATGCTTTGAAAACCAGTAACGCTAAACTATCGGCAACACTCGAAACCAAAAATTACGATGAATTGAATCAATTAATCATTCAAAACAGCGGCATTGCCAACGGAGCCTACAGTTTGCTGGACAACCTGTTGCATTGGGCTTTATTGCAAACCAAGCAATTGTATTTTCATAAAGAATCGGTGCATTTGTTTTCTATTGTGCAACAAATAGAATACAATTATAAACCTTTACTTCTTGACAAATCCATTTCTTTTGAGAATTCAGTTTCCAAAAATATTTTTATCTTCGTGGATCTCGATTCGCTGAAAATTGTGCTTCGTAATTTATTGGACAATGCCATCAAATTTTCTAAAGAAAACGGTAAAATCAGTTTTTATACGCAAGAAAACAATCCTGAGTTTTGCCAACTCGTCTTGCAAGACACAGGCTTGGGAATGGACAACGAAACCATCGCAGCCATTTTAAAAGACGATGAATTATTGGCTAAAAAAGGAAAGTCCGAAACCATTGGAACTGGACTCGGAATGCAATTGTGCAAACAAATGATCAAGAAAAATGGTGGCACAATACAAATAGAAAGCGAACTCCACAAAGGAACCAAAATGATATTGACGTTCCCAAAAACAGAACAAAATGGATAA
- a CDS encoding LytR/AlgR family response regulator transcription factor, whose product MDNINVLIIEDTPEQSDALSKVLLANKYNIVGIARSYTEALKLFYEQTIDIIVIDVFLDGKPDGITFAETINIIPNASKPFVFLTSSQDRKIFERAKLTKPFSFLMKPFNELEILYALEMAVEKFYEQTNVFLSEDQNTVISNDFLFIKKKNALKKVALNDILYIEVEERYCNIITEKEKFVILISLTKISDLLDKNKFTRTHRNTIVNTDKIEEIILADNLVILKGNHKINLSDTYKDFIKKMNILS is encoded by the coding sequence ATGGATAATATCAATGTACTGATAATAGAAGACACGCCGGAGCAAAGTGATGCTTTGAGCAAAGTTTTACTTGCCAACAAATACAACATTGTAGGCATTGCCAGAAGTTATACCGAGGCGTTAAAACTTTTTTACGAGCAAACCATTGACATCATAGTCATCGATGTTTTTCTTGACGGAAAACCAGACGGAATTACCTTTGCAGAAACCATCAATATCATTCCAAATGCATCAAAACCATTCGTGTTTTTGACAAGTTCCCAAGACCGTAAAATATTCGAAAGAGCCAAACTCACCAAACCGTTCAGTTTTTTGATGAAACCGTTTAACGAATTGGAAATCCTTTATGCCCTGGAAATGGCTGTCGAAAAATTCTACGAACAAACCAATGTATTTCTCAGTGAAGACCAAAACACCGTCATCAGCAATGATTTTTTGTTCATAAAAAAGAAAAATGCACTAAAGAAAGTTGCCTTGAATGACATTCTTTACATCGAAGTCGAAGAACGCTATTGCAACATCATCACCGAAAAAGAAAAGTTTGTCATCCTGATTTCATTGACCAAAATCAGTGATTTGCTAGACAAAAACAAATTCACGAGAACACACCGCAACACCATAGTCAATACCGATAAAATTGAAGAAATAATCCTTGCAGACAACCTTGTCATCCTAAAAGGAAATCACAAAATAAACCTGAGCGATACCTATAAAGATTTTATAAAAAAAATGAACATCTTGTCTTAA
- a CDS encoding sigma-70 family RNA polymerase sigma factor yields the protein MRQLKITKQVTNRETASLDKYLQEIGKVDLITADEEVELAQKIKAGDQRALEKLTKANLRFVVSVAKQYQNQGLTLPDLINEGNLGLIKAAQRFDETRGFKFISYAVWWIRQSILQALAEQSRIVRLPLNKIGSINKINKMYALLEQSNERPPTAEEIAKELDMTVNDVRESMKNSGRHLSMDAPLVEGEDSNLYDVLRSGESPNPDRELIQESLRTEIERSLETLTPREADVVRLYFGLGDQHPMTLEEIGETFDLTRERVRQIKEKAIRRLKHTSRSKILKTYLG from the coding sequence ATGAGACAACTTAAAATCACCAAGCAGGTAACAAATCGTGAAACTGCATCATTAGACAAGTATTTACAGGAAATTGGGAAGGTGGATCTTATTACCGCAGATGAAGAGGTAGAATTAGCACAAAAGATAAAAGCTGGTGATCAAAGAGCTTTAGAAAAATTAACAAAAGCCAATTTACGTTTCGTGGTTTCTGTGGCCAAACAATACCAAAATCAAGGATTGACACTTCCCGATTTGATTAACGAAGGAAATTTAGGTTTGATAAAAGCTGCGCAACGTTTTGATGAAACTCGTGGTTTCAAATTCATTTCGTATGCCGTGTGGTGGATTCGTCAATCTATTTTGCAAGCCTTGGCCGAACAATCCCGTATTGTTCGTTTGCCATTGAATAAAATTGGTTCTATCAATAAAATCAACAAAATGTATGCTTTGTTGGAGCAATCTAACGAAAGACCCCCAACGGCCGAGGAAATTGCCAAAGAATTGGACATGACCGTAAATGACGTTAGAGAAAGTATGAAAAACTCTGGACGTCACCTTTCGATGGATGCACCATTGGTTGAAGGAGAAGATTCAAACCTTTACGATGTATTGCGTTCTGGTGAATCACCAAATCCAGACAGGGAATTAATTCAAGAATCATTGCGTACAGAAATCGAGCGTTCATTGGAAACATTGACTCCAAGAGAAGCTGATGTAGTTCGTTTGTATTTTGGTCTTGGAGATCAACACCCAATGACACTGGAAGAAATAGGAGAAACTTTTGATCTAACTCGCGAACGTGTACGCCAGATTAAAGAAAAAGCAATCCGTAGATTGAAACATACTTCAAGAAGTAAAATATTAAAAACCTATTTAGGTTAA
- the rpe gene encoding ribulose-phosphate 3-epimerase: MSKNTIIAPSVLAADFANLQRDIEMINNSEADWFHIDIMDGVFVPNISFGMPVLEAIAKHAKKTIDVHLMIVDPDRYIKTFADLGANILCVHYEACPHLHRTLQAIKAEEMKAGVALNPHTNVDLLEDIINDIDIVLIMSVNPGFGGQSFIENTYSKVEKLKDLINRKGANTIIEIDGGVTNKNAKQLVEAGADVLVAGSFVFKAENPTTTIADLKKLTSF; encoded by the coding sequence ATGAGTAAAAACACAATTATTGCCCCTTCAGTCCTTGCCGCTGATTTTGCCAATTTGCAGCGTGACATCGAAATGATAAATAATTCCGAAGCCGATTGGTTTCATATCGACATTATGGACGGCGTTTTCGTTCCCAATATTTCTTTCGGGATGCCGGTATTGGAAGCCATCGCCAAACACGCCAAAAAAACAATAGACGTCCATTTGATGATTGTCGATCCAGATCGTTACATTAAAACTTTTGCCGATTTGGGTGCCAATATTTTATGCGTGCACTACGAAGCTTGCCCGCATCTTCACCGAACTTTGCAAGCCATCAAAGCCGAAGAAATGAAGGCCGGAGTAGCATTAAACCCACACACCAATGTTGATTTATTAGAAGATATCATCAACGATATTGACATAGTTTTGATTATGAGCGTGAATCCAGGTTTTGGAGGACAATCGTTTATTGAAAACACCTATTCCAAAGTTGAAAAATTGAAAGATTTAATCAATCGTAAAGGCGCCAATACAATTATAGAAATTGATGGTGGCGTAACCAATAAAAACGCAAAACAACTAGTAGAAGCCGGCGCTGATGTTCTTGTGGCTGGAAGTTTTGTTTTCAAAGCCGAAAACCCAACAACAACTATTGCCGATTTGAAGAAATTGACTTCTTTTTAA
- a CDS encoding CBS domain-containing protein — MKNKVPVSTIMTKNVIKLHLSDNLTKAEKLFKQNKIRHIPVVDGNKIVGILSYTDLLRISFVDAVDDDDDIVDATVYNMFTVEQVMAKKLVTISPDTTIRETAEILSKKEFHALPVCLGELLVGIVTTTDLIKYLLDQYK, encoded by the coding sequence ATGAAAAACAAAGTGCCGGTATCAACCATAATGACCAAAAATGTGATAAAGTTGCATCTTAGTGACAACTTGACAAAGGCAGAAAAATTATTCAAGCAGAACAAAATCAGGCATATTCCGGTTGTGGATGGTAACAAAATAGTTGGAATATTGAGCTATACTGATTTGTTGAGAATCTCATTTGTGGATGCGGTAGATGACGATGATGATATTGTAGATGCCACTGTTTATAACATGTTTACCGTAGAGCAGGTAATGGCCAAAAAGTTGGTTACCATTTCTCCTGATACAACCATAAGAGAAACAGCTGAAATCTTGTCTAAAAAAGAATTCCATGCCCTACCAGTTTGTTTGGGTGAATTGTTGGTGGGAATAGTGACAACGACTGATTTGATAAAGTATTTACTAGATCAGTATAAATAA
- a CDS encoding zinc-dependent peptidase, with translation MSDRKKIYFEHRVKEFINHYQFVGKEELLVTDEMRVVIAGTYTMLTFGMRDYLIDLFKTIIIYPSTYFSTASQQYHKGEFNPIMKVVAFSWEDFVLGHKTTNDNVNLGLHEFSHVLHFYCLRSNNPSAIIFFDEFNKVVDYYNDEYLHKNLSENGYFRAYAYENQFEFISVVLEHFFETPQIFKSKYPELYQNVASMINFKEDF, from the coding sequence TTGTCAGACCGAAAAAAAATCTATTTTGAACATCGGGTAAAAGAATTTATCAATCATTATCAATTTGTAGGCAAGGAAGAACTGCTGGTGACCGACGAAATGAGAGTTGTCATTGCTGGAACCTATACAATGCTTACGTTTGGGATGAGGGATTATTTGATTGATTTGTTTAAAACAATAATAATTTATCCATCGACATATTTTTCTACTGCAAGCCAGCAATACCACAAAGGAGAATTTAATCCCATAATGAAAGTGGTCGCTTTTTCATGGGAGGATTTTGTTCTTGGACATAAAACAACGAACGACAACGTGAATCTTGGTCTTCATGAATTTTCACATGTATTGCATTTTTATTGTTTGAGGAGTAATAATCCAAGTGCCATTATTTTTTTCGATGAATTCAATAAAGTGGTTGACTATTACAATGATGAATATTTGCATAAAAATTTGTCAGAAAACGGATATTTTAGAGCGTATGCTTATGAAAATCAATTCGAGTTTATTTCGGTAGTTTTGGAACATTTTTTTGAAACTCCTCAAATTTTTAAAAGTAAATATCCTGAGTTGTATCAAAATGTAGCTTCGATGATTAATTTCAAAGAAGATTTTTAA
- a CDS encoding RICIN domain-containing protein produces the protein MKRVQKLLFLFLVFIPLIKLFAWPGMPLPPLHIEGKNLKDPCGKNVLLHGVAITPSPWFNGCSYNQCRWDNYDVQGCLNYNNAVMDALTDTNNGWKLNYIRLHIDPYWTNTPGCSAGENNISCFDYNRLVTYVNQVIIPLINHARSRGLYVILRPPGVCPDRIAFGDNYHNYLRTVWGYLSNHPSLKNVDNVMFEIANEPVQILGTNGNWGATGDEHFAALHNYFQDLVNRIKANGANNVCWIPGTGYQSNYQGYPSHLITGGNIGYAVHVYPGYWGANAENTTSFNNAWNANVQPIANVAPIVITETDWSPAGTETWGTGTTSGFGLNLKGRIDATGNCSWNLLKPEELITNANPYNVTTAFNSNWESCAAPVKQWFSAYANNNIPSQNCSSTSLINNGVYEIEFKTNSSKVIDLKYGTNANGAIIHPWDRLGGTAQQWIAIDAGNGYWRFKSNASSTGRVIDLENADPTNGKSIRLWDNNNNNAQKWLVTDVGNGYFSIKSAVNTSKSWDISNCNMDGTANLQLWDYYGTSCQLFKFNKIGSTSKSVEGKNILINNIKIDTDVQVYPNPSKGGEFNIYFASQSDENYSLNIYSTGGKLLYETKNLKSNTNQVIRTKLARGLYLAMISQNSTTATKKIVIE, from the coding sequence ATGAAAAGAGTTCAAAAATTACTTTTTCTGTTTTTAGTGTTTATTCCTCTAATAAAATTATTTGCATGGCCAGGAATGCCACTGCCTCCTCTGCATATTGAAGGCAAAAATTTAAAGGATCCTTGCGGAAAAAACGTTTTACTACATGGTGTTGCCATTACTCCCAGTCCTTGGTTTAATGGTTGCTCTTATAATCAATGTCGTTGGGATAACTATGATGTTCAAGGTTGTCTAAATTATAATAATGCCGTTATGGATGCGCTCACAGACACAAATAACGGATGGAAATTAAATTATATAAGACTTCATATTGATCCTTACTGGACCAATACACCTGGTTGTTCAGCAGGAGAAAATAATATCTCATGTTTTGATTACAATAGATTAGTAACTTACGTAAATCAAGTTATAATCCCTTTAATTAATCATGCTAGAAGCAGAGGACTCTATGTTATACTTCGTCCTCCCGGCGTATGTCCAGACCGAATTGCTTTCGGTGACAATTATCATAATTATTTAAGAACTGTATGGGGATATCTATCAAACCATCCAAGTTTAAAGAATGTAGATAATGTTATGTTTGAAATAGCCAATGAACCTGTACAAATACTGGGTACAAATGGAAATTGGGGAGCAACGGGTGATGAGCATTTTGCAGCTTTACATAATTACTTTCAAGATTTAGTAAATAGAATTAAGGCTAATGGTGCAAATAATGTTTGCTGGATACCAGGAACGGGGTATCAGTCTAACTACCAAGGATATCCAAGCCATTTAATAACAGGAGGCAATATAGGTTATGCTGTTCATGTTTATCCAGGATATTGGGGAGCTAATGCAGAAAATACCACTAGTTTTAATAACGCTTGGAATGCTAACGTGCAACCAATTGCTAACGTAGCACCTATTGTGATAACAGAAACGGATTGGTCCCCAGCAGGTACCGAAACATGGGGTACTGGTACAACAAGTGGTTTTGGTCTTAATCTGAAAGGTAGAATTGATGCTACTGGAAATTGTAGTTGGAATTTACTTAAACCAGAAGAGTTGATAACTAACGCAAATCCATATAATGTTACAACTGCTTTCAATAGCAATTGGGAGTCTTGTGCTGCACCAGTTAAGCAGTGGTTCTCTGCATATGCAAATAATAATATACCATCGCAAAACTGTAGTAGTACTTCACTAATAAACAATGGTGTTTATGAAATTGAATTTAAAACAAATTCAAGTAAAGTAATAGATCTTAAGTATGGGACTAATGCAAATGGTGCTATAATCCATCCTTGGGATAGATTAGGAGGGACAGCACAACAATGGATTGCTATTGATGCTGGAAATGGATATTGGCGTTTTAAATCAAATGCAAGTTCTACAGGACGTGTAATAGATCTTGAGAACGCAGATCCAACAAATGGTAAATCGATAAGACTTTGGGATAATAACAATAATAATGCTCAAAAATGGCTAGTAACCGATGTTGGTAATGGTTATTTTAGCATAAAATCTGCCGTAAATACATCAAAAAGCTGGGACATTTCTAATTGTAATATGGATGGCACAGCAAATCTTCAACTTTGGGATTATTACGGGACTTCATGTCAATTATTTAAGTTCAATAAAATAGGAAGTACTTCAAAAAGTGTAGAGGGAAAAAATATTTTAATAAATAATATTAAAATAGATACTGATGTCCAAGTATATCCTAATCCATCAAAGGGCGGAGAGTTTAATATTTATTTCGCTTCACAATCAGACGAAAATTATTCTCTAAATATATACTCAACAGGCGGTAAGTTATTATACGAAACAAAAAATCTAAAATCTAATACTAATCAAGTTATTAGAACTAAACTTGCTAGAGGTTTATATTTGGCGATGATTTCTCAAAATTCAACTACAGCAACCAAAAAGATAGTAATTGAATAG
- a CDS encoding GatB/YqeY domain-containing protein, with translation MSLSTQIMEEIKTAMRAKDTVALEALRAIKSELLLAQTASGSKEEISEADEIKLLQKLVKTRKDSAKIFTEQNRMDLAEPELAQIAVIEKFLPTQLSEAEVEAVIAKIIAETGASGIASMGKVMGLAAAQLGGTAEGKTISTIVKKLLT, from the coding sequence ATGAGTTTATCAACACAAATCATGGAGGAAATCAAAACCGCCATGAGAGCCAAAGATACTGTGGCATTAGAAGCTTTAAGAGCCATAAAATCGGAACTTCTTTTAGCCCAAACTGCATCAGGGTCAAAAGAAGAAATCTCGGAAGCTGACGAAATTAAATTACTTCAAAAATTGGTAAAAACCCGTAAGGACAGTGCCAAAATTTTCACGGAACAAAACAGAATGGATTTGGCCGAACCAGAATTGGCGCAAATAGCCGTAATCGAAAAATTCTTGCCAACACAATTAAGCGAAGCTGAAGTAGAAGCCGTAATTGCAAAAATCATTGCCGAGACGGGAGCATCCGGAATCGCATCAATGGGAAAAGTAATGGGATTGGCCGCAGCGCAATTAGGTGGAACTGCCGAAGGAAAAACTATTTCTACAATCGTTAAAAAACTATTGACATAA